TCGGGTCGATCACCTCGCGGATCAGCCGCAACTCCTCGTCGGTGGGCAACCGGGTCGTGCCGGCCGTGGACACGTCGATGTCGAAGCCGGTGTTCTCGCGCACCTGGTCGGCGGTCACGCCGGGGTGCAGCGAACGCACCTTGAGCCGCCCGTCACCGGCGTAGTCGAGGACCGCGAGGTCGGTGATCACCACGCCGAGGTGGTGGAAGCGCAGGGCACTGCCCGCGAAGGCCCGCGCCCGGTCGTTGCCGACACCGGAGACCACGTCGACCCGCTCGACGAAGACCCGCTTCGAGTGCTTGCCGACGAAATAGTCGACCCGGTGGTTGACCGTGTTGCCGGGCGCGCCGCGGACTCCGATCAGTTGCCGCGTGGGTCGCCGCCAGTCGCCGATCGACGAGATGTTCTGGTTGCCGTAGGCGTCGACCTGGCTCGCCCCCATCATGCTCTGCCGGCGCCCCGAGTTGAGCAGGTCGAAGATGGCCCGGAAGGGCACCCAGCCCTCGACCGTGCCGCCGGCCGCGGCGGTCTTGCCCAGCGGCGGCGGTTCGCTCATCAGGAAGGCCTCGCCGTCGGAGAGCGCCAGGTCGGGCGAGTGCGTCAGCTTGGCCAGCCGGGCGCCGACCGACGGGATCGTGCCGACGGCGTGCGCGAGCACCTCGCCCGCGCCCCGCCAGGTGTCGGCGCAGGCGACCGCGCAGACCTCAGCGCGCGTCGTGGTCATCGCGTCGCCTGCCATGCCTGGACCTCCCGTTGATAGCTGGCCTCGTCGGTGTCGAGGAACCGGGTCCGGAACGCCTGCCACGACTCGTCGTCGGCGGCGGTCGCGGCGTAGTGCTTCTGGAACCGTTCGTCACGGCCGTAATCCGGCTCGCAGGTGGTGAAATGCGCGCCGTTGGGTGTCTCCACCACGCCCTGCACGAACAGCCGGCTGACCAGCAGGCTCTGCGGCGGGGCCTGGGCGGTGAGCGACGCCGTGTCGACGATCTTCTCGACGCTCAGGAAGCAGCGCTCGGACGCCATCGCGAACAGGTCATCGAAGTAGGGGTCGTTGCCCAGATATTGCCCGTTGCCCTGCGCGTCGCCCCGGTTGAGGTGGATGAAGGAGATGTCCGGCCGCAGCCCCGGGACGGCGACATACTCCTCGTCGTCATAGGGCGAGCGCACCGTCTTGAGGTCGGGGTTCATCGTCAGCACGTCGCTCGCGAGGCCGGCCCGGCTGGGCAGGAACGAGAAACGGTTGGCGCCGGCCCGCAGCGCGGTGACGAACATGCCCTCGTCATATTCCGCGGTCTCGATCGCACCCGACTCGCGGGCGGCCCGGAAGTGCGGGTCGAGCGCGATGCTGTCGAGCGAGACGAAGCCGTAGACGAGCTTGCGCACCTTGCCGGCCCGGCAGAGCAGCCCGACGTCGGGCCCGCCGAAGGTGACCACCGTGAGGTCCTTGACGTCGCTGCGCAGCAACTCACGCACGATCGCCATCGGCTTGCGCCGCGAACCCCAGCCACCGATGCCGATCGTCATGCCCGACTCGACGTGTCCCACCACATCGGACAGCGTCATCGTCTTGTCTGCCAACACCTCTCCTTAGATCAGGGCCCGGATGAGCCGGTCGCGGTGGAAGCCCGCCGTGCCCCAGGCGGCCATCAGCGCTCGCACCTTCAACAGCCAGAGGCTGACATCACACTCGACCGTGTACGCGATGGCGC
This genomic interval from Asanoa ferruginea contains the following:
- a CDS encoding CoA-transferase subunit beta; its protein translation is MTTTRAEVCAVACADTWRGAGEVLAHAVGTIPSVGARLAKLTHSPDLALSDGEAFLMSEPPPLGKTAAAGGTVEGWVPFRAIFDLLNSGRRQSMMGASQVDAYGNQNISSIGDWRRPTRQLIGVRGAPGNTVNHRVDYFVGKHSKRVFVERVDVVSGVGNDRARAFAGSALRFHHLGVVITDLAVLDYAGDGRLKVRSLHPGVTADQVRENTGFDIDVSTAGTTRLPTDEELRLIREVIDPTGLLSS
- a CDS encoding CoA transferase subunit A, which produces MADKTMTLSDVVGHVESGMTIGIGGWGSRRKPMAIVRELLRSDVKDLTVVTFGGPDVGLLCRAGKVRKLVYGFVSLDSIALDPHFRAARESGAIETAEYDEGMFVTALRAGANRFSFLPSRAGLASDVLTMNPDLKTVRSPYDDEEYVAVPGLRPDISFIHLNRGDAQGNGQYLGNDPYFDDLFAMASERCFLSVEKIVDTASLTAQAPPQSLLVSRLFVQGVVETPNGAHFTTCEPDYGRDERFQKHYAATAADDESWQAFRTRFLDTDEASYQREVQAWQATR